In the genome of Thermodesulfobacteriota bacterium, one region contains:
- a CDS encoding menaquinone biosynthesis protein: protein MIKLGAVPFLNVRPLVYALEEGLIKNDFEIVYENPSRLSRLLFEKKVDLGLIPVAELLKRDIYRIVPNVSISSNGEVASVVLLSKKSVGEIKTVAVDSRSQSSSSLLRIILERFNNINPGYVERNPDDNFLDGVDAGMYIGNAGLRMRHSPPGGYKVIDLGEVWTKETGLPFVYAVYAVGEGVNLGKNLEALEMAKVMGLKLTKRIAKIYANEINLSENICYEYLTERIHYNLGDKEIEGINAFRYLLSKIGADIKNSGLKFYKA, encoded by the coding sequence GCTGTTCCATTTTTAAATGTAAGACCTCTTGTGTACGCGTTAGAGGAAGGTTTAATAAAAAATGACTTTGAGATTGTGTATGAAAATCCGTCCAGATTATCCAGATTACTATTCGAAAAGAAAGTTGACCTGGGTCTAATTCCCGTTGCTGAATTACTTAAAAGAGATATTTATAGGATAGTCCCGAATGTATCAATTTCATCCAATGGTGAGGTAGCCAGTGTCGTATTGTTGTCTAAGAAATCAGTTGGGGAGATAAAAACCGTAGCGGTAGATTCGAGATCGCAGAGCTCTTCATCGCTTCTTAGAATTATTCTAGAGAGATTCAATAATATTAATCCCGGTTATGTTGAAAGAAATCCTGATGACAACTTTTTGGATGGAGTAGATGCTGGGATGTACATAGGAAATGCTGGTCTCAGGATGAGGCATTCGCCCCCTGGCGGCTATAAAGTGATAGACCTTGGCGAGGTATGGACTAAGGAGACGGGCCTCCCATTCGTGTATGCAGTATATGCAGTGGGAGAAGGGGTAAATCTCGGGAAGAATCTTGAGGCTCTAGAGATGGCTAAAGTGATGGGACTTAAGCTTACAAAGAGAATCGCAAAAATTTACGCCAATGAAATCAATTTGAGTGAGAATATTTGTTACGAATATCTGACTGAAAGAATTCACTATAATCTGGGTGATAAAGAGATCGAAGGAATAAATGCTTTTAGATATTTATTGTCAAAGATTGGTGCCGACATCAAGAATTCAGGATTGAAGTTTTATAAGGCCTAA